One genomic segment of Ricinus communis isolate WT05 ecotype wild-type chromosome 5, ASM1957865v1, whole genome shotgun sequence includes these proteins:
- the LOC8276002 gene encoding pentatricopeptide repeat-containing protein At5g39980, chloroplastic, with translation MSSLSSFPSPMQVLDPIFSLPLLPLPKSRIYTFSRPITTRFLLLSSSATKRDMWTRTQKTTPSYLDHSVDMKQLLISISQTQNEVELYSLLSPYKERQLSIRFMVSLISQEADWQRSLALLDWINEVARYSPSVFAYNVVLRNVLRAKKWDLAHGLFDEMRQRALSPDRYTYSTLITSFGKAGMFDESLFWLQQMEQDRVSGDLVLYSNLIELSRKLCDYSKAISIFMRLKRSGITPDLVAYNSMINVFGKARLFREARMLVHEMREVGVLPDTVSYSTLLSVYVENEKFVEALSVFAEMNEANCSLDLMTCNIMIDVYGQLDMVKEADRLFWSMRKMGIEPNVVSYNTLLKVYGEAELFGEAIHLFRLMQRKEIEQNVVTYNTMIKIYGKSLEHEKATNLVQEMQKRGIEPNAITYSTIISIWGKAGKLDRAAMLFQKLRSSGVEIDQVLYQTMIVAYERAGLVAHAKRLLHDLKCPDIIPRDTAIKILARAGRIEEATWVFRQAFDAGEVKDISVFRCMIELFSRNKRPANVVEVFEKMRGAGYFPDSDVIALVLNAYGKLREFEKADAVYREMQEEECVFPDEVHFQMLSLYGARKDFIMVESLFEKLDSDPNINKKELHLVVASIYERQNRLNDASRIMNRMSKEGMLRL, from the coding sequence ATGTCTTCGCTCTCATCATTTCCTTCTCCAATGCAAGTCTTAGACCCCATATTTTCTCTTCCACTGTTACCCTTACCCAAATCCCGTATCTACACCTTCTCAAGACCCATTACTACTCGCTTTCTCCTCCTCTCTTCTTCAGCAACCAAAAGAGACATGTGGACAAGAACCCAGAAAACAACGCCTTCTTATTTAGACCATAGTGTGGACATGAAACAgctattaatttcaatttcccAAACCCAAAATGAAGTAGAATTGTATTCTTTACTTTCGCCTTATAAAGAGAGACAACTCTCAATTCGTTTCATGGTTTCGCTTATCTCGCAAGAAGCCGATTGGCAAAGATCCTTAGCTCTCCTTGATTGGATTAATGAGGTTGCTAGATATTCACCTTCTGTGTTTGCTTACAATGTTGTTCTGCGTAATGTGCTTCGAGCCAAGAAGTGGGACCTTGCACATGGCCTGTTTGATGAAATGCGTCAAAGAGCGCTTTCTCCGGATAGATATACTTATTCTACCCTTATTACTTCTTTTGGTAAAGCGGGTATGTTTGATGAGTCCCTTTTTTGGTTACAGCAAATGGAGCAAGATCGTGTCTCTGGTGATCTTGTTTTGTATAGTAACTTGATTGAGCTTTCGCGGAAGTTGTGTGATTATTCTAAGgctatttctatatttatgagGCTTAAAAGAAGTGGGATTACGCCAGACTTAGTTGCTTATAATTCTATGATTAATGTGTTTGGTAAAGCAAGGTTGTTTAGAGAGGCGAGAATGTTAGTTCATGAGATGAGAGAGGTCGGAGTTTTGCCTGATACTGTTAGTTATTCAACGCTGTTGAGTGTGTATGTTGAGAATGAGAAGTTTGTTGAGGCCTTATCTGTTTTTGCGGAAATGAATGAAGCAAATTGCTCGCTTGATTTAATGACATGTAATATTATGATTGATGTTTATGGACAGCTTGACATGGTTAAGGAAGCTGATAGGTTGTTTTGGAGTATGAGGAAGATGGGGATTGAGCCGAATGTTGTTAGTTATAATACCCTTTTGAAGGTCTATGGTGAAGCTGAACTTTTTGGGGAAGCTATTCATTTATTTCGGTTGATGCAGAGGAAAGAGATTGAGCAGAATGTTGTCACATATAATACCATGATCAAGATTTATGGGAAATCACTTGAGCATGAAAAGGCCACAAATCTCGTGCAAGAGATGCAGAAAAGAGGAATCGAACCAAATGCCATTACGTACTCAACAATAATTTCTATTTGGGGTAAGGCAGGGAAATTGGATAGGGCAGCAATGTTGTTTCAAAAGCTGAGGAGTTCAGGGGTTGAGATTGATCAGGTTCTCTATCAAACAATGATTGTAGCTTACGAGAGGGCAGGTCTTGTTGCTCATGCCAAGCGTCTGCTTCATGATCTTAAATGCCCAGATATAATTCCTAGGGACACTGCCATTAAAATTCTTGCCAGAGCTGGTAGGATAGAAGAGGCCACATGGGTTTTTCGTCAGGCTTTTGATGCTGGGGAGGTGAAGGATATATCCGTCTTTAGATGCATGATTGAGCTATTctcaagaaacaaaaggcCTGCAAATGTTGTTGAGGTTTTTGAGAAGATGAGAGGAGCTGGATATTTCCCTGATTCTGATGTTATTGCTCTTGTGTTGAATGCTTATGGGAAGTTGAGGGAATTTGAGAAGGCAGATGCTGTATATAGAGAAATGCAGGAAGAGGAGTGTGTTTTTCCAGATGAAGTTCACTTTCAGATGCTGAGCCTCTATGGTGCAAGAAAAGATTTTATCATGGTAGAATCCCTGTTTGAGAAGCTGGATTCTGATCCTAACATTAACAAAAAGGAGTTGCATCTTGTTGTTGCCAGCATATATGAAAGGCAAAATAGATTGAATGATGCATCACGAATCATGAACAGAATGAGTAAAGAAGGGATGTTGagattatga